TCTGTTGCTGAAAAATGACTGTGAGAAACATAAATGAACGAGTCGGACGTGCAATCGCAGAGTGACTTTTCGTTGCAACCTGTTCCTGGTGCTCAGCGTCGTGGCTTTTGGTCGATGTTGATTGTGATGATGGGGTTCACCTTTTTTTCAGCCAGCATGTGGACGGGTGGAAAGCTCGGCACCGGGCTGTCGGCTACGTCGTTCATCTTAGCTGTCTTGGGTGGCAATCTCATTCTCGGCATTTACACCGGAACACTGGCTCATATTGCCGCTGTAACAGGGTTGTCCACGCATCGTCTGGCGCATGCGTCGTTTGGTGTCCAGGGCTCTTGGTTGCCTTCGGTCTTGTTGGGGGCGACGCAAGTGGGCTGGTTTGGCGTCGGGGTTGTTATGTTCGCATTGCCGGTCCACAAAGTGACCGGTGTTTCGCTGCCGCTGTTAATTGCTGTTGGTGGTCTTCTGATGACGACAACCGCGTATTTCGGTATTCGTGCGTTGACGGCCTTGAGTCTGGTTGCAGTGCCTGCCATTGCCGTGTTGGGCCTGTTCTCCGTTGGTGAAGCTGTTGCTACCTCCGGTGGGATGGCGTCACTGTTCGCCATGACACCGGAAGCGCCATTGAGCCTGTCTGTCGCACTGACCCTCTGCGTTGGTTCTTTTATCAGCGGCGGCACACTCACGGCTGATTTTACCCGTTTTGCACGCAGCAGTCGGGTCGCGGTGTCAACGACCGTACTGGCGTTTTTTCTCGGGAACTCGTTGATGTTTGTTTTTGGCGCCGTGGGTGCAGCGGTTTATCAGCAGGCGGATATTTCCGAGGTGATGCTGCGCCAGGGTCTGATTGTCCCGGCCATGTTGGTGCTGGGTTTGAATATCTGGACAACAAACGACAGCGCTCTTTACGCATCCGGCCTGGCTTTCGCCAATATCACGGGGTTGTCCAAAAAAAAGATGGTGCTTGTCAATGGAACTCTGGGCTCACTGTGTGCCGTTGTTCTCTATCAGCACTTTGTCGGTTTTCTGACCGTGCTTGGTTCCTGCCTGCCACCCATCGGGGCGATCATTATCAGTGATTATTTTTTCCACGGCAAAAAACGCTGGCACCATTCAACGGGGTTCAAGGCCGGAATAAGGGCGGCAGCGGTTATGGCGTGGATTTTCGGTTGCGTTGCCGCCCATCTCTTACCGGGCTTGCCTCCACTCAACGGTTTAGCCGTTGCCGCACTGGTGTACCTGTCTTGCGAGTTCATCAGCAAACTGCGGCGACCCTTGTTGTAGCTCTCCAGCCGAGCTTATCTGCTGTCTCGACTGGAGCCGGTCTTTGCCGGAATCATTTTGCCGCGCCGTGCAGACGAAGCTGGGCCTTTTGGTGGTCGATGATCTCACATTTAAGACGGTTACACTCTTTGAGTGAAATCTTGGCTCCTTTGAGCCCGCCGCCAAGAGCGATTTCAGACAGATAGATTTTTTCATCCTCGCCGTTGGAAACCA
This is a stretch of genomic DNA from uncultured Desulfuromonas sp.. It encodes these proteins:
- the codB gene encoding cytosine permease; the protein is MNESDVQSQSDFSLQPVPGAQRRGFWSMLIVMMGFTFFSASMWTGGKLGTGLSATSFILAVLGGNLILGIYTGTLAHIAAVTGLSTHRLAHASFGVQGSWLPSVLLGATQVGWFGVGVVMFALPVHKVTGVSLPLLIAVGGLLMTTTAYFGIRALTALSLVAVPAIAVLGLFSVGEAVATSGGMASLFAMTPEAPLSLSVALTLCVGSFISGGTLTADFTRFARSSRVAVSTTVLAFFLGNSLMFVFGAVGAAVYQQADISEVMLRQGLIVPAMLVLGLNIWTTNDSALYASGLAFANITGLSKKKMVLVNGTLGSLCAVVLYQHFVGFLTVLGSCLPPIGAIIISDYFFHGKKRWHHSTGFKAGIRAAAVMAWIFGCVAAHLLPGLPPLNGLAVAALVYLSCEFISKLRRPLL